DNA from Nitrospina gracilis Nb-211:
GGTGGGCTTGCCCTGTTTGATATGCGGTGCTTGCGGCCCGTCAGCTTGCGGGGTCGCGGTCGATTTCAAACAGGAAGGTGGAACCCTTTCCCTGTTCGGTTTCGAACCAGATTTTTCCCCGGTGCATGTCTTCGATGATCTCGCGGCAGGATAACAAGCCTAAACCGTTTCCTTCCGGTTTGGAGGTGTACACCTCCTTGAACAGCACGTTTTGCACCTCACTGCTGATACCGTCGCCGAAATCCTGAATGCCCACCCTCAATCGGTCGCCCTCGTCGTTCAGGTGAATGCGGATCTCGCCTTCCGGCTGGGTGACGTAACCGGCGTTGATCAGCAGGTTCTGGACCACGCGTTTGATATCCAGGTAATTGAACCGGCCGAAGCCTTCCATGCCGTTGTTTACGAATTCCACCCGCTTGCCTTTCAGATGTTTGTGCAGACTGGTTTCTTCCACCGTCTCGCGCAGGAGTTTGACCAGGTCGTAGTTTGATTTGGGATATTTGATGTGCCTGCTTTTGATGCGTGAAAGTTCATGTTCGACCATGGCCACCAGGTCGCTCTTGACGGTGGAAATGGTATCGTGGCATTTCTGTGCCGTGTCCCAGCCTTGCCGCGCCCGGTGTGCTTCGTTGGTGCCGCGCAGGTTGCCCAGCAGTTCGTATGCCCAGAACTCCGCGTAGCCCAGGGGCGTCAGGCAGTTCTTGAGATCGTGTGTGAAATGACGGAGGGATAGAATATCCTGTTCCAAAGCACCCAACAGGCCTCGTATGTGCGCCGATAAAATCTGCAGCATTTCCCAAAGCGCATGGGGGTTGTTGCCCACCGTTTTGCGGAACAGCTCCTCGTTCACCTCCAACAACAGGCTTTCTTTCGACGCGTGGGCATTGGCGGAGCGTGGTTTCAAATCGATGAGCGCCATCTCGCCCAGCAGGTCGCCGGTTTCCAGGCATGCCAGCACCTTGCCGCCGCGGGTGACCACGATCTCTCCTTTCAGAATGATGAAAAGAGACTTGGTGGTGTCGCCTTCCTGCAGAAGCACATCTTCTTCCTGCAGGTGGAGTTCGTGCCCCTGCTCGATCAGCACCTCTTGCGTTGCGGTGTCCAGCAGGCCAAAGACTTTACACTGCTTCAAAAGTTGCAATTTGGCGTTTGGCGTGTCCCAAGAGGAGTTGTCCGGCTGGGTGTCGGAATTCATGAGTGAAATCCAGTGGGGTGAGTCATGAAGGTTGATACATTCATCGTAAATAAATCCGGTGGAAGGTTCAACGATTTAAAAAGATGTGAAAAGCTTTGCGTATTCAAAACATGTTTGAAAATAGTGGCTTACGGAATTATGGGTGGTTTGGGGATCCGGATCGAGCATGAAGCCGGGGGGTTTTCCGGGCTGGCCAAATGCATTGAATTTTAGGACAATATAGGCAGGTTCCCATGGGCTTGCATGGGCCGCATGGGACCGGGAATTATCAACTTTTGCGAAAATTCTCTTTGGAATTTAAGCCACACCGAGTGAGGAGATAGTTTTGCGTAATAAAAAACAGATAGGCAAAGCGTTGGGCCGTGTGCCCAGTGGATTGTTCATTGTGACTGCGGCGCATGAAGACCGCGAAGACGCGGTGCTGACGAGCTGGGTCAACCAGTGTTCCTTCGAGCCGCCTGCGGTGACCATCGTGCTGGCCACAACGCGCCCGGCACGGCTGTTGGTGGAGGCGTCTGAGGCATTCACCGTAAACATTCTGGGAAAAGAATCCAACAGTCTGCTCAAACATTTCTTCAAACCACCCGCGGAGGGTGTTTCCATTTTTCAGGGGCTCAACGTGTCGAAGGGGCACAAGGGGATCAAGATTCTGGATGATGCCGTGGCCTGTCTGGAATGCGAGGTGCGCGCCCAGCAGAAGTTTGGCGATCACATCCTGTACACGGGGGAGATCGTCGGCGGTAAAACGCTGAAGGGCGGAGAGCCCTACGTGCACGTGCGCGATACGGGGTTCAGTTACTAAACAAGAGGGATGCGGACCATCACTCCAGGCCCAGCATTTGCTTGAAGTCGGTGCGCGTCCACAGCCACCAGAACAGGGTGATGACGAACATGAGTGTCGCCACCGTGCCGATGATGGCGAAGACCAGGCGCTTGGGATTTTCCTTGTAATAATCCTTCACGTCCACGGCGAAGCTTTCCACCACGCCTTCGTCGGGACGTTTGCGCCAGGTCTTGTCCACGACATCCTTGCTGTAAATGATGCCGATGATGACCAGAATGATCAGAATTTCAATGGCGCCGATCATGGTTGTGTCATTCCTTCCCGCCTTGCGGGGCTCAGGGTTTCGGGACCGGATGCCGGGTCGAACGAAATGAGTTTTTTCGGGGTCTGGGTATCGAGGGTGCCTGCATTCCAGGCGCAACGGAATCCGTAATCATCGACCATGGCCGCGGGATAACTGTTGTTGCGAAAGGAAGCGTACACGAAAGACCGGAGGTCGCGCCACGACCCTCCTTTCAGCACCTTGTATTCGCCGCCGATTTGACCCTTCGGATTGGTTTTGTGATTTTCCTCCTTATAATACTCCCGGTCGTACCAGTCGTCCACCCATTCTTTGACGTTGCCCAGCATGTGGAACACGCCGTAGAAACTCTTACCTTCGGGCATGGAGTCCACAGGCACCATCACGCGGTGACGGATGTTTTCGTTCCATTGCAGGTTGTAGCGGCTTTTTTGGGGTGAGATGGGGTCGTTCCCCCACGGAAACAGGTTGCCGTTCGGACCCCGTGCCGCTTTTTCCCATTCCGCCTCGGTGGGCAGGCGCTGGTTTTTCCACTTGCAATAAGCCGCCGCGCCGAACCAACTGACGTTGTTGGCCGGGTAATTTTCCAAGCCACGGCGCGGCACGAACTGGCTTCCGTTTTGTTCGATCATGCCGAATTTGTTGATGCCGTAAAACTGTTTCGTCTCCGGCATGGCATTCAAAAATTCGGCGAACTCGGCGGCGGACACTTCGTACTGGTCGATGTAAAACGTGTCCAGATACACCTTGTGTTGCGGCGCTTCATCGTCTCCGTGGTGGTCGTCGCCCATGATGAAAAACCCCTGTGGCACCTTCACCATGCCCGCCGGCACGACCTCACCGATTTTATCCAGTAGCGCGCGGGCTTCCTCGGCCAGCTCGCCCTCCGGGCTGGCGGCCAGAAATTCCTTCAGCCGCGCCTGGGCCTGCTGGGCCCGGCCACCCTCATATAAAATCCAGCCGGAGAAAAAATCGATCTCCGCCAGGCCCGGATACCTGTCGCGGGCTTCATTGAGATCGTCGATCATGCCCTCCACCACCTTGTCCTTATCCGCATTGAAGGCTTTCTGGTACCACTGGCGGGCGGCCGTAAATTCCTTTTTCAGGACGTGGTACAACCCGAGATTCATGAAGGCGAGCGGCATGAACGGATTTGCCTGCGGGCTGGCCTGCAGGCCGCGTTCGGTCCATTCCACCGCCTTGTCCAGTTCACCCTTGCGGTAATACACCCAGCCTATCTGCACGTAGGCGGGCAGGCTTTGCGGGGCGCGCTCGATGATGTATTCGTACTGCACGATGGCCTTGTCGAAATCGTCCATCAGGTAATACGCCTCGCCCATGCGCTCGTTGATCTCCAGCCGGTCGGGAAACGTGCCCTGCATCCATTCGAACACCCCGAGAGCCAGTGGCGCCTCTCCCATTTCGAGCAGGATGTTGCCCATCTGCATGCGCACTTCAAACTGGCCGGGTTGCAGACGGTCGAGCAGTTTGGTGTGGAGCAGGGCGGCGACGAAGTTCCCTGATTGCAGGTACAGGCGCGACAGCAGATCGTGTACGGGAGGGAACCGCGGTTCCCGCTCCGCCACCTGCAGGAAGATCTCGATGGCCTCCTCCGTGCGGTCGGCCTGTGCATAGGCCACGCCCAGATTGAACATCGACGACATGTTTTCCGGGTCCGCTTCCAACGCTTTTTTGTATTGGGCGATGGCATCTTCCATCCGGCCCATCTCGGAATACACATTGCCGAGATTATTGAGTGCGTCGATGGATTCCGGATTGATCTCCGTGGACAGGGTCAGGTAGAACACCGCCGTGTCGGGATGCTGGTTGCGGTAGAAGGTGAGGCCGACGTTCGAAAAATACGCGCCCAGCGTCTGCCGGTTGTTGAGGCTGGTCAGGAAATACGATGCGTTTACCGCAACCTGAAAGCGATCGCGGTAAAAGTCGTCCGGAAACGACTGGCCTCCCTGCGTGGATTCAATATTGACCCGATACTTTGGCGACTGGTACCGCACAAAAAAGTGATTCGGCAAAGGCACGCCGTAGAGCGGTAGTTCCAGCCACTGGCCGAGGATCAAATACAGCAACGACAGGTTCATGCAGTAGCCGCGCTTGGTCTCCAAAAGACCGTGCAGGAACAATTCCGCCGGAACCGTCGGCATGCCAGCGGCATCGACGGAGTCGGTGAAGCGGTAGCCTTCCTGCTTGTGGATGAGGTCGGTCAGCACCTCCACGGTTTTCTGCGGCGTCGGATTGTCGCCCAACCGCTGTTTCGCCTTTTCGGTGAGATCGTCCAACTGCCGACGCAGGTGGTCGAGATCGAGCGAGGGTTGCCAGTGTTGCGAGACCAGCAGAAGGGTTTCCGCCAGGTCGATCTCGTCCGGGGCGCGGTTCACCGCCTTCCGGATGGCGTCCTCGGTGACGGGCGCAGCGGTCGCGCTCCAGGGCCAGCACAGGGTCAATAGGAGCAGGAGAAGAACGGCAAGGGGAGCGGGACGGGAAATCATACGGTACCTGGCGACCTCGTAAAGAATTGTCGGAGCGGTTCAGAATTTTTCCTATTATATCAAATGCCGGGGCGTTGACGAGACCCCGCTTGAGGCCTTGTTTGCCGCCTCATTCGCGCCGGATCATCCACCCCTCGACCAGGAACACGCAGGCCAGCAGAAACAGAAAGGGTCCCACCAGCGGCACGCCGCCATCCACCCGGGAAGTCTCTTTCATCTCTGTGTCGCG
Protein-coding regions in this window:
- a CDS encoding sensor histidine kinase, whose amino-acid sequence is MNSDTQPDNSSWDTPNAKLQLLKQCKVFGLLDTATQEVLIEQGHELHLQEEDVLLQEGDTTKSLFIILKGEIVVTRGGKVLACLETGDLLGEMALIDLKPRSANAHASKESLLLEVNEELFRKTVGNNPHALWEMLQILSAHIRGLLGALEQDILSLRHFTHDLKNCLTPLGYAEFWAYELLGNLRGTNEAHRARQGWDTAQKCHDTISTVKSDLVAMVEHELSRIKSRHIKYPKSNYDLVKLLRETVEETSLHKHLKGKRVEFVNNGMEGFGRFNYLDIKRVVQNLLINAGYVTQPEGEIRIHLNDEGDRLRVGIQDFGDGISSEVQNVLFKEVYTSKPEGNGLGLLSCREIIEDMHRGKIWFETEQGKGSTFLFEIDRDPAS
- a CDS encoding flavin reductase family protein encodes the protein MRNKKQIGKALGRVPSGLFIVTAAHEDREDAVLTSWVNQCSFEPPAVTIVLATTRPARLLVEASEAFTVNILGKESNSLLKHFFKPPAEGVSIFQGLNVSKGHKGIKILDDAVACLECEVRAQQKFGDHILYTGEIVGGKTLKGGEPYVHVRDTGFSY
- a CDS encoding SUMF1/EgtB/PvdO family nonheme iron enzyme, with translation MISRPAPLAVLLLLLLTLCWPWSATAAPVTEDAIRKAVNRAPDEIDLAETLLLVSQHWQPSLDLDHLRRQLDDLTEKAKQRLGDNPTPQKTVEVLTDLIHKQEGYRFTDSVDAAGMPTVPAELFLHGLLETKRGYCMNLSLLYLILGQWLELPLYGVPLPNHFFVRYQSPKYRVNIESTQGGQSFPDDFYRDRFQVAVNASYFLTSLNNRQTLGAYFSNVGLTFYRNQHPDTAVFYLTLSTEINPESIDALNNLGNVYSEMGRMEDAIAQYKKALEADPENMSSMFNLGVAYAQADRTEEAIEIFLQVAEREPRFPPVHDLLSRLYLQSGNFVAALLHTKLLDRLQPGQFEVRMQMGNILLEMGEAPLALGVFEWMQGTFPDRLEINERMGEAYYLMDDFDKAIVQYEYIIERAPQSLPAYVQIGWVYYRKGELDKAVEWTERGLQASPQANPFMPLAFMNLGLYHVLKKEFTAARQWYQKAFNADKDKVVEGMIDDLNEARDRYPGLAEIDFFSGWILYEGGRAQQAQARLKEFLAASPEGELAEEARALLDKIGEVVPAGMVKVPQGFFIMGDDHHGDDEAPQHKVYLDTFYIDQYEVSAAEFAEFLNAMPETKQFYGINKFGMIEQNGSQFVPRRGLENYPANNVSWFGAAAYCKWKNQRLPTEAEWEKAARGPNGNLFPWGNDPISPQKSRYNLQWNENIRHRVMVPVDSMPEGKSFYGVFHMLGNVKEWVDDWYDREYYKEENHKTNPKGQIGGEYKVLKGGSWRDLRSFVYASFRNNSYPAAMVDDYGFRCAWNAGTLDTQTPKKLISFDPASGPETLSPARREGMTQP